The window aATATCTATAGCAATTTTGCAAGAGCAAGCAATTTAAACCATAATTTGCGTATAGTAATTGCCCACCTGGAGTCCATCACCTGCCAAGAATATAAACGATGAAGGGGAGGGATCAAAATCAATCCATTCACCATCCTTTGTTTTTATCTCCAAACCCTTTACACGATTTTGGTGAAGTATGGTGGTAAAGTGCTTGTCCGTGTGGTTGTCAAGGCCATTTTTGGTCCCAGTTTTCTGAGgttcattatattttaaaatgccGAAACTGTGAGTAGTTGATTCCATGTGAGAGTCATAGTAATCCCCCACGCCATAATTTTCAAATACCATTTTTGTCACCATTTTATCTAATTCCGCCATCAGCTTCACATATGAATCAGCACTTTCGCTAACCAAGAGAAAACACATCAAAAAGTGTTACTGTTACGTTgtacatagttttaaaaattttaagtaaataaataaataaaagcagaaggaaaaaaaaaaaaaaaaccataagcTATTAGAGAATACagtgattttattattttcttatagtTAAAAATAGAATAAGAACATAAGATTTCGATTAGGTTATCACCGGACATGATGATTCCCATTGGGCCAGAAGATATTGGTAAACTCTTGAGTTACATCTGTGGAGGTTGCATTATCAATCACCAGGCGTTCGTacttaggagaagagaaatagCCATGGAAAGGCCTTTCAGAAGTGAATTTCATTTTGGTTTCTGTGGGGAACTCAAACAACTTTGCAAATGAGCTAGGGATTGCGTTGTGAAGCTCTGAAGGAATTTTATTGCCAATCTCCGCTACAAAACAACCGTATTCTTCAAGTGCACGGCAAACATCTTTGCGAGCTGAGAACCATGTTTTTGTACCAGGTTTCAGGTCCAAGTTGGAGAGATCAACAACTGGAATCTTGGCTTGTGTTTTGGTAGCCATGATTTTGACTTGTGTTTTGAGGGTTGCGAAGGCAAAACTGTGCAATGCTGTGTTATTTATAGATGTCAGTGGTCAAAGATTGAGAATTGGTAAAAATGATCACAGCTGTGATTAACTAATTAACAGAACCGGCGTTGATTGGCATACAAGACCTGGGTAATCTAGTCAACAAATATACACTATTTTCGCATGGATAGGAAAAACTAGTAACCAAACAACATTTTCCATGTCTAATCTTATCACGTATCAAGCACTTCGCTTAACCGCTTGACTCCTCCTAGAACAACGGCGACCTTTCAGCAAAGACTCATACTGCTTGCTTGCGAAAACTCCGTAGTCCTCTGTTACTTCTCGAAACCAtatcaaattaaataatttaacaGGTTTTAAACTCTTCCTTTCTTATATAATTAGCCTTTGAGCATGCacgaggctcttctattttttgagtaaacgttaatttagagcatttattataatttgagatttttagGAGTGTGAAGGACGCAAGGTGCCCTTGCTTTTTCAGGGTAAGAAGGGGTAGAGAAAATGCCTTGAGCCAATGTTCGAGTACCAGGCGCTACGGCGCTGAAGTAACCCATGCCATACTCCCAAGAAAAGCTCGAATGACCTTCAACAAAAGGGTACCTGTACCCGAAACCGACAGGTAGGTAGAGAATACCCAGGGGCGCGAGACAACTCTCTCTAAGGAACTCGGCAAAATAGCCCCGTAACTTCGGGAGAAGGGGTGCCTCCTCACAAAGGGGGTCGCAGTGACCAGGTCCAGGCGACTGTTTACCAAAAACACAGGTCTCAGCAAAGTCGTAAGTTCATCACACATAATACTtaccatatttatttatgaCAGTGATTAAGTTGAatttaatcctaaaatgtaatgttttaatcctaaaatttagtaatGTAGTACACATccataataaaaagttaaaaaagaaaaagtacacgtataaaaattttgaattaaactattttttttttttaaatcccacCTTCTATCTAGAAAACACTACCTgaccacccttttttttttcttcaaattcaaagtttaaaaataatacaCATTTGTGGATAACTACATGTACTGTTTTAATCCTAAAAGTTATCcacttactacacatccataacaaaaattaaaaagagtttaaatttcaaatatatttcttttacgGTAAATGATTCAATTTTAATCTTAAAATGTAGTGTTTTAATCCTAATAGTTAGCCACTTACTGCACATtcataacaaaagttaaaaatagtttaaatCTCAATCCCCTTTCTCATGGTAACACTATTACCATTGAAAGAGCTAATAATCTCCTTTATGCTCTTCTCACAGATGTTCCCATAGATCTTCCCTCCATTTTGTGTCAGTCTTTGTTGGGTGTGTATTACTCTCATGACTACCGTCATATCTGCCTTTCTCTATCACTCGTATTCTTATTCATTTAGGCTTCTACCTACCTACACCTTTCATAGAACTCAAGCCTAGGTTTGTTTTTGGTTCTAGTACTCTAAAGAAAATGCAGGCACAATTAACCAAAAATAAGGGTGATAAGAGATAACGAAGTACTTTAGGAGTGGATGATTATGAAGATTCAGATGATgaaccacaacaacaaccagCAAATGTTCATCCACCTGCTACTTCTACACCACCAATGCCACGGGGTGCCTCTCTTGAAGCTATCATGGCACAATTGCAATTGCTTAATCAACATGTGAATGTGATCATGGACACAGAGTTGGAACATGGACAGGTTATATCCTCAATGGCTGATAATATTGATGATTTGAGGAGGGTAGTGAGACCTTTCGGTGGTGCTTCTTCATCCGGTCAAGGTAATGATATAGTAGAATCTAGTGATGAAGATAAGTGACCCCTTTAAgcatcatgacaaaaagggggagatgatgTCAAGGGGTAGTTGTTTTGAGGGGgagctgcttttttttttttttttttaattaattaatttaatttaagttaAGAACAATTTGGTTGGTTTGTACCTATTTTGTTTTAGCCTTGGTTATGTTTACTCTAACAAATCTAGAATCAGGCTAAGTATACTTCACATATGCTTTGATTCAAACTTTTTAGTTTCTCTATAGCATTGTAATAAGTTTTTTCTATAACACCacaagctttaaaaaaaaagggttagaatttttttttatggctcACACATGACCCCACCTACCCCATTTGTTCCCCACCACTCAATTCTCACAAAAcatctcactctctctcccttGGCCTGCTAGTGAAGGGGTTGCCTGTAGGGAATTAACCCGAAATTCCCAaactgtgagaaacaaaaaaaatagagaaaacaaatgccaaaaaaaaaaaaaaaaaaaacaatcacacgcacaagacaatatttacgtgattcggcaatttgcctatgtccacagagttgcaggaatttcactattatcagagAAAATACAAAATGCGGCTACAGTGTTTCACACTCTCTCAAGaggacaacaacaacaaaaccctaatcaccaaaaacGGTTTTTACATCCTATgcacaggattcacaatgggctacaaaacgggccaaaacCTATCGGCCCAAGCCTCCGCTTCATGGACTAAACTTCAGAAAATCTTCCATTAAAAACCACACAATATTATtagggtcgggttgggtcgtcAACCgaatcaaacacaactaggctccacaaagctcAACAttgccttcatttttttttttttttttttacactcaagcacaaacacacccacataCACTACTTTCTACATCTCTCTTTCATTCTCTCATCAGTGCTCATCTCACAGCCACCTTTAACATTTTTCCAGCAAGGTTCACTGGAAAACTCCATAGGAAAAAGCTAAGACTCACTCATTCCTTTTATATGAGGTAAAAATTCCTaatctttttggtgggttttataCTTTTGCTTGAGGTTCTTTTAATCTAAGCTTTGAAAATGATATTCAAGTGATATATGAGCTTCTTGGGTGATATTTTTGTGATTATGTATATGGATTTTTGAATTGGTGgatttatttgatgagtgggtttatGGTTTTATAAATGGTGGCTATCTAAGGTTTATTTATGGTGgaaatttaggggttttgaaTTATATAATGTGATAGTtagtaaatctaatttttccatTACTATTGAGTTTATTTGGAGCTAGTTAAAGATTTAAATGGTTTGTGTTGGACGATATTGTGATTTTGATTTCATGGGACTCTTGATGATGTTGTGTAAATCTTGTGGGAACTACTTATAAATTGTTAAGATTTTAGTGTTAGG of the Quercus robur chromosome 10, dhQueRobu3.1, whole genome shotgun sequence genome contains:
- the LOC126703227 gene encoding 2-oxoglutarate-dependent dioxygenase AOP3-like, with protein sequence MATKTQAKIPVVDLSNLDLKPGTKTWFSARKDVCRALEEYGCFVAEIGNKIPSELHNAIPSSFAKLFEFPTETKMKFTSERPFHGYFSSPKYERLVIDNATSTDVTQEFTNIFWPNGNHHVRESADSYVKLMAELDKMVTKMVFENYGVGDYYDSHMESTTHSFGILKYNEPQKTGTKNGLDNHTDKHFTTILHQNRVKGLEIKTKDGEWIDFDPSPSSFIFLAGDGLQVWSNDRIKACMHRVLLAENLETRYSLGLFSHNNKTICVPEELVDEEHPLHYKPINLRDYAQEQNRLVAYGKELSLEVFCGV